One segment of Eschrichtius robustus isolate mEscRob2 chromosome 3, mEscRob2.pri, whole genome shotgun sequence DNA contains the following:
- the PROK1 gene encoding prokineticin-1, with protein sequence MRGTMRVSVMLLLVTVSDCAVITGACERDVQCGAGTCCAVSLWLRGLRVCTLLGWEGEECHPGSHKVPFFRKRQHHTCPCLPSLLCSRGLGGRYRCSTDLKNINF encoded by the exons ATGAGAGGTACCATGCGAGTCTCAGTCATGCTCCTCCTGGTGACTGTGTCCGACTGTGCCGTGATCACAGGG GCCTGCGAGCGGGACGTCCAGTGCGGGGCGGGCACCTGCTGCGCAGTCAGCCTGTGGCTGCGTGGGCTGCGGGTGTGCACCCTgctggggtgggaaggagaggagTGCCACCCCGGCAGCCACAAG gTCCCTTTCTTCAGAAAACGCCAGCACCACACCTGCCCCTGCCTGCCCAGCCTGCTGTGCTCCAGAGGCCTGGGTGGCAGGTACCGCTGCTCCACCGACTTGAAGAACATCAACTTTTAG